In one window of Flavobacterium ginsengisoli DNA:
- a CDS encoding glycoside hydrolase family 18 protein: MDIIAYYTGDSQLIDQYEVGKLNQIIFSFCHLKEGKLSVDSAKDSLTIKHLVSFKAKNPQLKIVLSLGGWGGCEPCSEAFSTAEGRLKFAKSVKEVSDYFKVDGLDLDWEYPSIEGLPGHLYQAADKPNFTELLKILRSTLGKKYELSFAAGGFQKCLDESIDWKAVAPYVNRINIMSYDLVNGYSKVTGHHTPLYSTNPKEESTDRAVEFLLKAGVPAEKLVIGGAFYTRQWKNVENINNGLYQAGEHFQGVDFKNYATTYTEANGWKYFYDEKAQAPYWYNASTKTFATSDDLKSIKAKAEYAKAKKLGGIMFWELTLDSFRDGMVNEIYKVKTEK; encoded by the coding sequence ATGGACATTATTGCCTATTACACTGGCGATTCTCAACTTATTGATCAATACGAAGTTGGAAAATTGAACCAGATTATTTTTAGCTTTTGTCATTTAAAAGAAGGCAAACTAAGTGTCGATTCTGCAAAAGATTCTCTTACAATCAAACATTTAGTTTCCTTTAAAGCGAAAAATCCGCAACTTAAAATCGTTCTATCACTTGGTGGCTGGGGAGGTTGCGAACCTTGTTCAGAAGCTTTTTCTACTGCAGAAGGACGCTTAAAATTTGCAAAATCTGTAAAAGAAGTAAGTGACTATTTTAAAGTTGATGGTTTAGATTTAGATTGGGAATATCCATCAATTGAAGGACTTCCTGGACATTTATACCAAGCTGCTGACAAACCTAATTTTACAGAACTTCTTAAAATTTTACGTTCAACATTAGGAAAAAAATATGAACTAAGTTTTGCGGCTGGAGGTTTTCAAAAATGTTTAGATGAGTCTATAGACTGGAAAGCTGTTGCTCCTTATGTAAACCGCATTAATATTATGAGCTACGACTTAGTAAACGGATATTCAAAAGTTACAGGTCATCACACACCATTATACAGCACAAATCCGAAAGAAGAATCTACTGACAGAGCTGTTGAGTTTTTATTAAAAGCTGGTGTTCCTGCTGAAAAACTAGTAATTGGAGGAGCATTTTATACTAGACAATGGAAAAATGTAGAGAATATCAACAACGGATTATATCAAGCTGGAGAACACTTTCAAGGTGTTGACTTTAAAAACTACGCTACAACATATACAGAAGCAAACGGCTGGAAATATTTTTATGATGAAAAAGCTCAAGCACCATATTGGTACAATGCTTCAACGAAAACTTTTGCAACATCTGATGATTTAAAATCAATCAAAGCAAAAGCTGAATACGCAAAAGCAAAAAAACTAGGTGGAATTATGTTTTGGGAACTTACTTTGGATAGTTTCCGCGACGGAATGGTAAATGAGATTTACAAAGTTAAAACTGAAAAATAA
- a CDS encoding META domain-containing protein → MMKKIFTLVFFSSFLISCKCTKTDSVSKLDGTWELNYISGPRIAFDGLYPNKKPSIQFDTKTNQVSGNASCNSYTGKLVVDGNKIDFTQPMAVTKMMCLDGLQGEQTYLSTLQKITSYDVTDDGKTLNFISGDIAMMRFTKK, encoded by the coding sequence ATGATGAAAAAGATTTTTACCCTCGTTTTTTTTAGTTCGTTTTTAATTTCCTGCAAATGCACAAAAACAGATTCAGTTTCTAAACTTGATGGAACTTGGGAATTGAATTACATTTCTGGACCACGAATTGCTTTTGATGGATTATACCCAAATAAAAAACCATCCATACAATTTGATACCAAAACAAATCAGGTTTCGGGTAACGCAAGCTGTAATTCATACACAGGGAAATTGGTTGTTGATGGTAACAAAATTGATTTTACTCAGCCAATGGCAGTAACGAAAATGATGTGTTTGGACGGATTGCAAGGTGAACAAACTTATTTGAGTACGCTTCAGAAAATAACTTCTTACGATGTAACTGATGATGGTAAGACTTTGAATTTTATTTCTGGCGATATTGCCATGATGCGTTTTACGAAAAAATAG
- a CDS encoding helix-turn-helix transcriptional regulator, whose product MSQNKNALIRYKTIDKCLQNKYRQWTLEDLIEECSEALSEYEGRQNPISKRTIQMDIQLMRSEKLGYNAPIVVYDKKYYKYEDEDFSITDIPLTETDMNVLTETVSMLKQFKDFSLFNDVSDILQRLEDKIYAEKSHTKPVIYLDKNEKLKGLHYLDEIYQAIIKKMVLIITYKSFKSAEETKFHFHPFILKEFNNRWFLIGKKKDSQPITNLALDRIISIDYDFNHPYLEEDFDADNFYKDVIGVTVNSGLNARRIELWVDASNAPYVLTKPLHTSQRLIKQNEDGSVIIHIYVIPNYEMERLLLGFGSCLEILRPEGLRNRMKKILLDAISRYDSEKPTEINA is encoded by the coding sequence ATGTCACAAAACAAAAACGCCTTAATCCGATACAAAACAATCGACAAATGTCTGCAAAACAAATACAGGCAATGGACACTCGAAGATTTAATCGAAGAATGTTCTGAAGCACTATCTGAATACGAAGGTCGTCAAAATCCAATCAGCAAGCGAACCATTCAGATGGATATTCAGCTGATGCGAAGTGAAAAATTGGGTTATAATGCGCCAATCGTGGTTTATGATAAAAAGTATTATAAATATGAAGACGAAGATTTTTCGATAACCGATATTCCGCTAACAGAAACCGATATGAATGTTTTGACAGAAACGGTTTCTATGCTGAAACAGTTTAAAGATTTCTCTTTATTTAATGATGTATCGGATATTCTACAGCGATTAGAGGATAAAATCTATGCTGAGAAATCGCACACTAAACCCGTTATTTATCTGGATAAAAATGAGAAGCTAAAAGGACTGCATTATTTGGACGAAATATATCAGGCGATTATCAAGAAAATGGTTCTGATTATTACTTATAAATCTTTTAAATCTGCCGAAGAAACGAAATTCCACTTTCATCCTTTTATATTAAAGGAATTCAATAACCGCTGGTTTTTAATCGGAAAGAAAAAAGACTCACAACCGATTACCAATTTGGCATTAGACAGAATTATTTCTATTGATTACGATTTTAATCATCCTTACCTAGAAGAAGATTTTGATGCTGATAATTTTTATAAAGATGTAATTGGCGTAACAGTAAATTCAGGATTAAACGCAAGACGAATTGAATTATGGGTTGATGCTTCAAATGCGCCTTATGTACTTACAAAACCTCTGCATACTTCTCAGCGACTAATTAAACAAAACGAAGACGGAAGTGTCATTATACACATATATGTAATCCCAAATTACGAGATGGAACGACTTTTATTAGGTTTTGGAAGCTGTTTGGAGATTTTAAGACCAGAAGGTCTGAGAAATCGTATGAAAAAGATACTTCTAGACGCTATTTCGCGTTACGATTCTGAAAAACCAACTGAAATAAATGCATAA
- a CDS encoding superoxide dismutase family protein: MKKLIVSFAIITALIVGCKTNNKSNDAKTLTVALEPKSNSKVAGTATFVEKNGKVTFTAKITGLEPGVHAIHIHEKADCSSADGSSAGGHWNPTFKKHGKWGVGEYHKGDIGNFTADAKGNGSITLTTDEWCIGCGDSNKDVLGKGLIVHAGTDDFTTQPTGNAGGRVACAGIIK; encoded by the coding sequence ATGAAAAAACTAATTGTTTCTTTCGCTATAATTACAGCCTTAATCGTTGGTTGTAAAACAAATAACAAATCAAATGACGCTAAAACTCTGACTGTTGCATTAGAACCAAAAAGCAACAGCAAAGTAGCCGGAACTGCCACTTTTGTTGAGAAAAATGGCAAAGTAACTTTTACAGCAAAAATCACTGGATTAGAACCTGGAGTTCATGCCATTCACATTCATGAAAAAGCAGATTGTAGTTCTGCTGACGGAAGTTCTGCCGGAGGACACTGGAACCCGACTTTTAAAAAACATGGAAAATGGGGAGTTGGAGAATATCATAAAGGTGATATTGGAAACTTTACCGCTGATGCAAAAGGTAACGGATCTATCACTTTAACTACTGACGAATGGTGCATTGGATGCGGCGACAGTAACAAAGATGTTCTAGGAAAAGGCTTAATTGTACATGCAGGAACAGACGATTTTACAACCCAGCCAACTGGAAATGCAGGAGGAAGAGTTGCTTGTGCAGGAATCATTAAATAA
- the mnmD gene encoding tRNA (5-methylaminomethyl-2-thiouridine)(34)-methyltransferase MnmD, which produces MKREIIKTLDGSTTIRLPEWDECYHSKHGAIQEAKHVFIKNGLSLFDNPISILEIGFGTGLNAFITFLESVRKKQTIDYVGVEAYPVDADEILEMNYADELDASEFYNIFEKMHKSQWNEKIEICDLFSLTKRKQFFHEINDFEIFDLIYFDAFGYRVQPELWSTEIFQKMYNSLKPNGVLVTYAARGVVKRSMIEVGFTVEKLEGPPGKREMFRAFK; this is translated from the coding sequence GTGAAAAGAGAAATAATTAAAACGCTAGATGGCTCAACTACAATTCGTTTACCAGAGTGGGATGAATGCTATCATTCTAAACATGGCGCAATTCAGGAAGCAAAGCACGTTTTTATTAAAAACGGTCTTTCATTATTTGATAATCCTATAAGTATATTAGAAATTGGTTTTGGTACAGGGTTAAATGCTTTTATTACTTTTTTAGAATCTGTTAGAAAGAAACAGACTATTGATTATGTTGGAGTAGAAGCGTATCCTGTAGATGCAGACGAGATTTTGGAAATGAATTATGCTGACGAGTTGGATGCATCGGAATTTTATAACATTTTTGAAAAAATGCATAAATCGCAATGGAATGAAAAAATAGAAATTTGCGACCTGTTCTCGTTAACCAAAAGAAAACAATTTTTTCACGAAATAAACGATTTTGAAATTTTTGATTTGATTTATTTTGACGCCTTTGGTTACCGAGTGCAACCGGAACTTTGGAGTACTGAAATTTTTCAGAAGATGTATAACAGTTTAAAGCCAAACGGAGTTCTTGTTACATACGCAGCTCGAGGAGTTGTTAAAAGAAGCATGATTGAAGTTGGATTTACTGTAGAAAAATTAGAAGGACCTCCAGGGAAAAGAGAAATGTTTCGAGCTTTTAAATAG
- a CDS encoding SulP family inorganic anion transporter, which produces MVFLVALPLCLGIAMASGAPLFSGIIAGVVGGIVVGYLSQSHISVSGPAAGLTAIILTAITDLGAFDVFLMSVFIAGLIQLALGFLKAGSISNYFPTNVIEGMLAGIGIIIILKQIPHAFGYDADFEGDQAFVQNDGSNSFSFLFDVLNHIHLGAVVISAVSLVILLAWDKVPFLKRIKLVPGALVAVIAGVVLNEIFVSTGSTLAIAKEHLVSLPVPKSFEDFKSIIITPDFTAITNPQVWVVAITIAIVASIETLLCIEASDRMDVQKRYTNTNVELRAQGVGNIVSSLLGGLPMTSVVVRSSANNNAGAKSKMSAIIHGVLLLISVLSIPAILNKIPLATLATVLILVGYKLAKPATFMHFWEKGKYQFVPFIATLVFVVATDLLKGVALGIVISIVFVLRGNLKRAYVFKKEEYEDGDLIHIDLAQEVSFLNKAAIKQTLAEIPENSKVIINAHDTEYIAHDVLDLIREFKETRAIDENIKVKLKGFKEAYELENTPENHNHVTIEHYYDVAKRELVKKEVVREE; this is translated from the coding sequence GTGGTTTTCTTGGTGGCTCTTCCGTTGTGCTTAGGTATTGCAATGGCTTCTGGAGCGCCGTTATTTTCTGGAATTATTGCTGGTGTTGTGGGTGGTATCGTTGTTGGATATTTAAGCCAGTCGCATATTAGTGTATCGGGTCCAGCTGCTGGGTTAACAGCTATCATTTTAACCGCAATTACCGATTTAGGAGCTTTCGATGTATTTTTAATGTCTGTTTTTATTGCTGGATTAATTCAATTAGCATTAGGATTTTTAAAGGCAGGAAGTATATCAAACTATTTTCCGACAAACGTAATTGAAGGAATGTTAGCGGGTATCGGGATCATTATCATCTTAAAGCAAATACCACACGCTTTTGGTTATGATGCAGATTTCGAAGGAGATCAGGCTTTTGTTCAAAATGATGGAAGCAATTCGTTTTCATTTTTATTTGATGTTTTAAATCATATTCACTTAGGAGCTGTAGTAATTTCTGCGGTTTCATTGGTGATTTTATTAGCTTGGGACAAAGTTCCTTTCTTAAAAAGAATAAAACTAGTTCCAGGAGCCTTGGTTGCTGTAATTGCTGGAGTTGTTTTAAACGAAATATTTGTATCTACAGGAAGCACTTTGGCAATTGCAAAAGAACATTTGGTTTCTTTGCCAGTTCCAAAATCTTTTGAAGACTTTAAATCAATTATAATTACCCCAGACTTTACCGCTATTACAAATCCGCAAGTTTGGGTAGTTGCTATTACAATTGCCATTGTCGCTTCTATTGAAACGCTCTTATGTATTGAGGCTTCTGATAGAATGGACGTTCAAAAACGTTATACCAATACTAATGTTGAGCTTAGAGCACAAGGAGTTGGTAACATTGTGAGCTCTCTTTTAGGAGGTTTGCCAATGACTTCTGTAGTAGTAAGATCTTCTGCGAATAATAATGCGGGAGCAAAATCTAAAATGTCTGCCATTATTCATGGTGTGCTTCTATTAATAAGTGTATTGTCTATACCAGCAATTTTAAACAAGATTCCACTGGCAACATTGGCGACTGTTTTGATTTTGGTTGGATATAAACTAGCAAAACCAGCAACCTTTATGCATTTCTGGGAAAAGGGGAAATACCAGTTTGTACCTTTCATTGCAACTTTGGTCTTTGTTGTTGCGACAGATTTGCTAAAAGGTGTTGCGCTGGGAATTGTTATCAGTATTGTTTTTGTTTTGAGAGGAAATTTGAAAAGAGCTTATGTTTTCAAGAAAGAAGAATATGAAGATGGAGACCTTATTCATATTGATTTAGCTCAAGAAGTTTCATTTTTAAATAAAGCGGCAATCAAACAAACGTTGGCAGAAATTCCAGAAAATTCTAAAGTAATCATCAATGCTCATGATACAGAGTATATTGCTCATGACGTTTTAGATTTAATTCGTGAATTTAAGGAAACCAGAGCCATCGATGAAAACATCAAAGTAAAGCTTAAAGGATTTAAAGAAGCATACGAATTAGAAAATACACCCGAAAATCACAATCATGTTACAATAGAACACTATTATGATGTAGCAAAAAGAGAACTGGTTAAAAAAGAAGTTGTTAGAGAAGAATAA
- a CDS encoding Dps family protein: MKTNILGLPVKESELLVKELNVLLSNFQVYYQNLRGIHWNIRGKRFFDLHVKFEELYTDAQLKIDMIAERVLTIGGTPLHTFEDYIKNNKLTVGKNISNDEKAVQLIVHSLSDLLKIEREILNKSDEINDEGTNSMMSDFIAEQEKTIWMMNAWLEESL; this comes from the coding sequence ATGAAGACAAATATTTTAGGGTTACCAGTAAAAGAATCAGAATTATTAGTAAAAGAATTGAATGTATTATTGTCAAATTTTCAAGTCTATTATCAAAACTTGAGAGGAATTCACTGGAATATTCGCGGAAAACGTTTCTTTGATTTACATGTAAAATTTGAAGAATTATATACAGATGCACAATTAAAAATAGATATGATCGCAGAAAGAGTTTTGACAATAGGAGGAACGCCTCTGCATACTTTTGAAGATTATATTAAAAACAATAAATTGACGGTTGGAAAAAATATTTCTAACGATGAAAAAGCGGTTCAGCTTATTGTTCACTCTTTATCAGATTTATTAAAAATTGAAAGAGAAATCTTGAACAAATCTGACGAAATTAATGATGAAGGTACCAATTCTATGATGAGCGACTTCATTGCAGAGCAAGAAAAAACAATTTGGATGATGAATGCTTGGTTGGAAGAGTCATTGTAA
- a CDS encoding transporter: protein MVRIFFWLLKWQFSVLFFFFGVCSVFGQDLEPRVYANVPKGLNVIAAGYVFMNGNVLTDPSLPIKDFTLQSHNMAVNYIRTFGMADKLARIQVALPFTFMDGSAVISDQLVTGSRTGFADMKVRFGINLLGSPALDKSEFRSFEQKTILGVSLVTSIPTGRYYGDKQVNIGTNRWAFKPEIGVSKRFAHVYAEAYGGMWFYTDNNDYLGKKLEQKPTYSLQAHASYYFKNQMWVGFNTTWFFGGRTITDGVSDDSQIDNWRVGGTFSTPIAKGQSVRFQYHIGAYTNNGLNYYALSAVYQYSFF, encoded by the coding sequence ATGGTAAGAATCTTTTTTTGGTTATTAAAGTGGCAGTTTTCGGTTTTGTTTTTCTTTTTTGGTGTGTGCAGCGTATTTGGTCAGGATTTAGAACCCAGAGTGTATGCAAATGTTCCTAAAGGTTTAAATGTAATTGCGGCAGGTTATGTTTTTATGAATGGAAATGTGCTGACAGATCCTTCTCTACCCATAAAAGATTTTACACTTCAAAGCCACAATATGGCTGTAAATTATATCAGAACATTTGGAATGGCAGATAAACTGGCTCGTATACAGGTAGCGCTACCTTTTACGTTTATGGATGGATCTGCTGTAATTAGTGATCAGCTGGTTACTGGGTCAAGAACTGGTTTTGCAGATATGAAAGTGCGTTTCGGAATTAATTTGCTTGGTTCTCCTGCACTTGATAAATCTGAATTTAGAAGTTTTGAGCAAAAAACAATTCTTGGAGTCAGTTTGGTTACTTCAATTCCAACAGGAAGATATTATGGTGATAAACAAGTAAACATTGGAACAAACCGCTGGGCTTTTAAGCCTGAAATAGGGGTGTCGAAACGGTTTGCTCATGTATATGCCGAAGCCTATGGTGGGATGTGGTTTTATACCGATAATAATGATTATTTAGGGAAAAAATTAGAGCAAAAACCAACCTATAGCCTTCAGGCGCATGCAAGCTATTATTTTAAGAACCAAATGTGGGTTGGCTTCAATACGACTTGGTTTTTTGGAGGACGAACTATTACTGATGGAGTTTCAGATGATAGCCAGATTGATAACTGGAGAGTAGGAGGAACTTTTTCTACCCCAATTGCCAAAGGGCAGTCGGTCAGATTTCAATATCATATTGGAGCTTATACCAACAACGGACTAAATTATTATGCCTTATCAGCAGTTTATCAATATTCTTTCTTTTAA
- a CDS encoding LETM1-related biofilm-associated protein, translating into MINPSAPGWIDKFFSEQKFSEAIPFETVDSFYYKVRETGFIYGHIIAIDSQIPIPIKGWFKTEISKVALLNTLYHVFCLEKRNSEPKHFISEVLKFYKQMNPEGFNLFKILLPKDTPSLSLENIIDQRVQTNDSIISKNFSHLVTNALLFIDVLAFRQYLEHGEIPEKYLKRIEETVLGIVGLALKTKTVKSQHDDLLIKLFEASIRYSKFSKVTVETLETLNLDYFKNRLEHYYLIDMAGMALWSDGVVENEESYFLYALGSTMGVSDDFVTKSMDTTNTFITTHKKKIPYFNYSNPVKHFYDQMTHSVVKLIIRNKNRLIKEIVQSKELMVLLAYSTTRDLDAKEKKKVKKQLLDICKTIPSLTIFLLPGGSLLLPILIKFIPTMLPSAFNENLDENE; encoded by the coding sequence ATGATTAACCCATCAGCACCAGGCTGGATCGATAAATTTTTTAGTGAACAGAAGTTTTCAGAAGCAATTCCTTTTGAAACAGTGGACTCGTTTTACTATAAAGTGAGAGAAACGGGATTCATTTACGGACATATTATTGCGATAGATTCTCAAATTCCGATTCCGATAAAAGGCTGGTTTAAAACCGAAATTTCAAAAGTTGCTTTACTTAATACGCTCTATCATGTTTTTTGTTTAGAGAAAAGAAATTCGGAACCTAAACATTTTATTTCTGAAGTTTTAAAGTTTTACAAGCAAATGAATCCAGAAGGATTTAATTTGTTTAAAATTTTATTGCCAAAAGATACGCCTTCCCTATCTCTGGAAAATATTATTGACCAGAGAGTTCAAACCAATGACAGCATTATTAGTAAAAACTTTTCGCATTTGGTAACCAATGCGCTTTTGTTTATTGATGTTTTGGCTTTCAGACAATATTTGGAGCATGGAGAAATTCCTGAAAAATATTTAAAAAGAATCGAGGAAACGGTTCTCGGAATTGTTGGTTTGGCCTTAAAAACCAAAACTGTAAAATCTCAGCATGATGATTTATTGATCAAACTTTTTGAAGCTTCTATACGCTATTCCAAATTTTCGAAAGTTACGGTTGAAACTTTAGAAACTTTAAATCTTGACTATTTTAAAAATAGACTTGAACATTATTACCTAATAGATATGGCCGGAATGGCTTTGTGGAGCGATGGTGTAGTTGAAAACGAAGAATCTTATTTTCTATACGCTTTAGGTTCAACAATGGGAGTTTCTGACGATTTTGTAACAAAAAGTATGGATACAACCAATACTTTTATTACAACACACAAAAAGAAGATTCCATATTTTAATTATTCCAATCCTGTTAAGCACTTTTATGATCAAATGACGCACAGTGTAGTCAAATTAATCATAAGAAACAAAAACCGATTGATTAAAGAAATTGTTCAAAGTAAAGAATTGATGGTGCTACTTGCCTATTCTACAACAAGAGATTTGGATGCAAAGGAAAAGAAAAAAGTAAAAAAACAGCTTTTGGACATTTGTAAAACCATTCCATCGCTAACCATATTTTTACTTCCTGGAGGAAGTTTACTTTTACCGATACTGATTAAGTTTATCCCAACAATGCTGCCATCGGCATTTAATGAGAATTTAGACGAAAACGAATAA
- a CDS encoding RtcB family protein, whose translation MSTQINGTDILELGFPEGKIIGIALKINSKRNGFTRDEMITNFKNVLETPENYIDDKIFSKLAVALIEKSNEKPEDFIALNQNPNAYSAYGLDHIEDGARKQMEVAMKLPVTVAGALMPDAHQGYGLPIGGVLATKNAIIPYGVGVDIGCRMALSVYDIPEAFYFENEAKFKKELIANSIFGAGHGFHGQYKSDHAVLENETFNMNPFVKNLKDKAWSQLGSSGGGNHFVEFGIMEFAQDDAVLNIPKGKYVALLTHSGSRGMGATIAGHYTKIAKEECRLPEVAKNLAYLDMNSQLGQEYWMAMNLAGDYASACHEIIHNKMERALGATILAKVENHHNFAWKEIWNGEEVIVHRKGATPAGKGVMGIIPGSMTAPGFLVRGKGEENAINSASHGAGRQMSRTQAIKNITQSEMKSILRDHGVTLIGAGLDEAPMAYKDINQVMEAQQDLVDVVAKFTPKLVRMADDGSKED comes from the coding sequence ATGAGTACACAAATAAACGGTACAGATATATTAGAATTAGGATTCCCAGAAGGAAAAATAATTGGGATTGCCTTAAAAATAAACAGCAAGAGAAATGGATTCACAAGAGACGAAATGATCACAAATTTCAAAAACGTCTTAGAAACTCCAGAGAATTATATCGACGATAAAATCTTCAGCAAACTGGCTGTTGCTTTAATCGAAAAATCGAATGAAAAACCAGAAGATTTCATTGCTTTAAATCAGAATCCGAATGCGTATTCGGCTTACGGATTGGATCATATCGAAGACGGAGCCAGAAAGCAAATGGAAGTCGCCATGAAACTGCCTGTTACGGTTGCCGGAGCTTTAATGCCAGACGCGCACCAAGGTTACGGATTGCCGATTGGCGGAGTTTTAGCAACGAAAAATGCCATTATTCCGTATGGTGTTGGAGTTGATATTGGGTGTAGAATGGCGTTGTCGGTTTATGATATTCCAGAAGCTTTTTACTTTGAAAACGAAGCTAAATTCAAAAAGGAATTAATTGCGAATTCTATTTTTGGAGCAGGTCACGGATTTCACGGTCAGTACAAATCAGATCATGCGGTTTTGGAGAACGAAACTTTCAATATGAATCCGTTTGTGAAGAATTTGAAAGATAAAGCTTGGTCGCAATTAGGATCTTCGGGTGGTGGAAATCACTTTGTGGAATTCGGAATCATGGAATTTGCGCAAGACGATGCGGTTTTAAATATCCCAAAAGGAAAATACGTCGCTTTGTTAACGCATTCTGGTTCACGTGGAATGGGAGCAACCATTGCTGGACATTATACCAAAATCGCCAAAGAGGAATGCAGACTTCCAGAAGTGGCAAAAAACTTAGCGTACTTGGATATGAATTCGCAATTGGGACAGGAATACTGGATGGCAATGAATTTGGCGGGAGATTACGCTTCGGCTTGTCACGAGATTATCCATAACAAAATGGAACGCGCTTTGGGTGCGACGATTTTAGCAAAAGTCGAAAACCACCATAATTTCGCCTGGAAAGAAATCTGGAACGGCGAAGAAGTGATCGTACATAGAAAAGGAGCAACTCCAGCCGGAAAAGGCGTAATGGGAATCATTCCGGGAAGTATGACCGCACCGGGATTTTTGGTTAGAGGAAAAGGCGAGGAGAACGCCATTAATTCGGCTTCGCATGGAGCAGGAAGACAAATGAGCAGAACCCAAGCCATAAAAAACATCACACAATCTGAAATGAAATCTATCCTGAGAGATCATGGCGTTACGCTTATCGGAGCGGGTCTAGACGAAGCTCCAATGGCCTATAAAGATATCAATCAGGTCATGGAAGCGCAGCAGGATTTGGTGGATGTGGTAGCGAAGTTTACACCGAAATTAGTGAGAATGGCGGATGATGGGAGTAAAGAAGATTAG
- the can gene encoding carbonate dehydratase has protein sequence MRKFYEQLLENNKKWVETSLAKDPNYFADLAKGQQPPLLWIGCSDSRVPANEIVGAKPGEVFVHRNIANMVVHSDMNMLSVLDYAVNVLKIKHIIVCGHYGCGGVKAAMGHQSVGIIDNWIRHIKDEYRLHDKYLNSIEDETERFNAFVEINAKEQVYNLAKTSIVQNAWQNGQDLMLHGWVYGLNSGFVTDLNVTISSNAELDSVYKLDF, from the coding sequence ATGAGAAAATTTTATGAGCAGTTATTAGAAAATAATAAGAAGTGGGTTGAAACTTCATTGGCAAAAGACCCTAATTATTTTGCTGATTTGGCAAAAGGACAACAGCCACCACTATTATGGATTGGATGTTCTGACAGCCGTGTTCCTGCAAACGAAATTGTTGGTGCAAAACCAGGCGAAGTTTTTGTACACAGAAACATTGCAAATATGGTTGTTCACTCTGACATGAATATGCTAAGTGTACTAGATTATGCAGTAAATGTTTTGAAAATAAAACATATTATTGTTTGTGGCCATTACGGTTGCGGAGGTGTAAAAGCGGCAATGGGGCATCAATCTGTTGGAATTATTGATAACTGGATTCGTCACATTAAAGATGAGTACCGTTTGCATGATAAATACTTGAATTCGATCGAAGACGAAACAGAGCGATTCAATGCTTTTGTAGAAATAAATGCTAAAGAGCAAGTTTATAATTTAGCTAAAACGTCAATTGTTCAAAATGCTTGGCAAAACGGTCAAGACCTTATGCTTCACGGTTGGGTTTATGGATTGAATTCTGGTTTTGTAACAGATTTAAATGTTACAATCAGTTCAAATGCAGAGCTTGATAGTGTTTATAAGCTGGACTTTTAA
- a CDS encoding DUF4251 domain-containing protein, with amino-acid sequence MKTKLSVLLFLIVINFSVSAQEKTKKELKQERELKKQNEIKALIDSQNFVFEAQKATPQGGRLLQLDYNTYFLKFNADNTTCDLPFFGRAYNLGYNSDGGIKFEGKPENIKVETKKNNTILKATVRGKSDVYDLTFSIFYNGSTTLSVSSNNRGPINYDGVIYAPKTAEKQ; translated from the coding sequence ATGAAAACTAAATTATCTGTCTTACTGTTTTTGATTGTAATTAACTTTTCAGTTTCTGCACAGGAGAAAACAAAAAAAGAACTTAAACAAGAAAGAGAGTTAAAGAAACAAAATGAAATCAAAGCTCTTATAGATTCTCAAAATTTTGTTTTTGAAGCCCAAAAAGCAACACCTCAAGGAGGTAGATTGCTTCAGCTCGATTATAATACTTATTTTTTAAAGTTTAATGCGGATAACACAACTTGCGATTTGCCTTTCTTTGGACGTGCTTATAATTTAGGATATAATAGCGATGGCGGAATAAAATTTGAAGGCAAGCCTGAGAATATTAAGGTTGAAACTAAAAAGAATAATACCATTCTAAAGGCAACAGTAAGAGGTAAAAGTGATGTCTATGATTTAACGTTTTCTATATTCTATAACGGAAGTACAACACTTTCTGTGAGTAGCAATAATAGAGGTCCAATTAATTATGATGGAGTAATATATGCTCCAAAAACAGCAGAGAAACAATGA